One window of Plasmodium falciparum 3D7 genome assembly, chromosome: 7 genomic DNA carries:
- a CDS encoding RING zinc finger protein, putative, with amino-acid sequence MVDENYLKESDSSKFLDFGQIENEIKEFKSKQKEIFSFYVKNIDELIGKINKAKNLLEEKKKTENEILKDKNYQNNVDINNGDKKSVVTNMDNNESTDKIKRIESINDNKTINKNNVIIKELIKDVKSLNITEKINNENKTFYNTLLLSYRGIISLIKQETPEIFKDIHIKKAIILRLILMHFLQKGDFFMYYVLNKEILKNKKKKKKKTYMEENQMYDRTSNGEIINEHILKSGDVGVSRNLNNCIVNPDMLNDKNNNNNNININNNNNNNININNNNNININNNNNINNNNNNNNYDNNIMDVPHYLDNIPNNKDIVNECDSKQINNTNSYDYNMNSVQKIEMKNEDTANNINVYNKEDTIKCIIPGNNMYEHNNSNSNTFNSVLLNNINPNVGMNDKGLFSRIKKEYLRKIKFSEKNEEIIFEHALLEEELFEGYKELHRIMYNLKNYDVSSCIEWYHRCSESTKKKYTKLIYLLHCISYLIYSKEDKEKALHCLRELMLNYKENKSHISRLSTFICIGVDNAFFKNMFSSVHAKVFNYFKRAFNEEGIVVNMKKNKNMIKKDTRQYGNENMRCNNLVPSKVNIKNEEANKRNVKELHNKKEEDVKEKINSRKRKSSILLYNKDEKNTHKNCTSQKDGIKLCSDKNCKHKMCSSNKYNKEKSNISRCTTDNDKKCSSSICSKKKKNKIKKRKKNNSFPIMYKKINEDISRGQTKSHIKKKNLKNKKGKNEHILKRKIKKKFTNIYNRISKKDPIKVKKNKNKGNHSRNKKKKKNYSYVTFHKEYALNIKMDRSNNIPLIHNNIYKEKYSNLCGTKLYTNHFYETKRNNFLRPLSELYVENNINEIIRNNKMNKDILYDSCCNNYNMNNFNLILPNVSLNEDNYGYKNNSRGGVYKEGYNNKKKDNNKKKDNNNNNDDDDEKLNNGWYSHIHHCTKDVITEMIHSKKDDFDIIKENTINMDKDIDISSYNNLCNIKRADESIYLYELNESELSQYSYNDSNYMTYKILNRTSQFYDHEDTKINNYALHKLYKHYNKNVCTNINYPSSILYNNHPYSYNNYLFCIKNLYHNNNNNNNSFFQNNSNFYMENVVNNFEYYMKQNNDSSSYMNHNTFYSLNNSCFIKKANVLKSKLPKCKFLSASPKDEKDVKTIPMSTEQKKDFSLSSHEKKDVTTLSMEKKCTPVVSIEKKDVLILPQEKKNEERNKCDDKIEHICGKEECNDMCILKKKKNGKDEEEYYECVNFKDNDVYTNDESTTSSCSYYKSFGSCNSYTSSSGGEFSSYSSGEENFKKNMNKVKEQVDIMKEDYLKKNTMNALLNTKNVQANNRAILASKNTRLAKTSIDVSRILLTHALTTRDIYTLQNTLSTNKSNTEFRRICLKWKAKKIKRRSRLKKREKGDEESEDDIKDKGGRNKKGGTRKGKMEVDDDGDDDDDGDDDDDDGDDDDDDGDDDDDDGDDDDDDGDDDDDDDDDDDDDGDDDDDDDDYNDDDNDDDNDDDNDDDNDDDYNDDDNDDDYNDDYNDDYNDDDESDDFYDEHNSYDEEDDYFDEENDYFDEDDDYYDEEDNYYEDDENIHDEQPYNSPNSSSSYDINKKKKHKAVSKLKGKRKKKNKKKKKRNISSTNKVNLSDSLECLGLENFIKLTKKNLFIKKSDEKKKSEKGKKKKKTQKSKKSDDTNEGKNKIDEQKKGKELKENKDNMKLKKKNKIKNMKEVEGSVLNDEKGDMEKTTVEKTQNERSEKSNITEERNDKKVLANNFQNEVQCEKDIKEQKEIHKVENVKVEENNDDETKIIENKGNELDVNQEVKNVNQNDSNMTEKNVSEEIQENKGENIQKNESRTIEKKEKTQKLCDKKDEKKKNKDDFDTLCKKDKKGIHYGSYKKNIKKRRYYSNFLYDEKMQMQMKRNKNEGYYNKGNKTKKENLVSKEKVKSEKAGFNKKNDSSDSDDEYKKSKGRKGTDKKPNNDKKKFDKSNDDKKKKKEKEVHKNNKEFVKEKKNENDQDKSLKKENEKKVYVHLESPLDILVCAGLISSKKLIEAQAILKENNKRLQEVKNSSFANNSNEKSLEKEKNKNPNENGSLLSNSLAVEVDLSGCFFFHSSFTCPISRDKSSRDNPPYLLTCGHAICKNCVDKIHAQRSRQFKCPMCPQYLHLLEIIPLYFS; translated from the exons atggttgatgaaaattatttaaaggaAAGTGACAGCTCAAAGTTTTTAGACTTTGGTCAAATcgaaaatgaaattaaagaATTCAAATCAAAACAAAAGGAAATATTTAGTTTTTATGTTAAAAACATTGATGAGTTAAtaggaaaaataaataaagctAAAAACCTTTTAGAggaaaagaagaaaacagaaaatgaaatattaaaagataagaattatcaaaataatgTTGACATAAATAATGGTGATAAAAAAAGTGTTGTTactaatatggataataatgaaagcacggataaaataaaaagaatcgaaagtataaatgataataaaacaataaacaaaaacaatgttattataaaagaattaataaaagatGTCAAAAGTTTAAATATAacagaaaaaattaataatgaaaacaAGACGttttataatacattattattatcatatagaggtattatatctttaataAAACAGGAGACACCagaaatatttaaagatatacatattaaaaaagctATTATTCTTAGATTAATTCTGATGCATTTTTTACAAAAGGGTGATTTTTTCATGTACtatgtattaaataaagaaattctgaagaataaaaaaaaaaaaaaaaaaaaaacatatatggAGGAAAATCAAATGTATGATAGAACATCTAACggagaaataataaatgaacatattttaaaaagtgGGGATGTCGGAGTATCtagaaatttaaataattgtaTAGTTAACCCTGATATgttaaatgataaaaacaataataataataatatcaatatcaataacaataacaataacaatatCAATAtcaataacaataacaatatCAATAtcaataacaataacaatatcaataacaataacaataacaataattatgataataatattatggatGTCCCACATTACCTGGACAACATACCAAACAACAAAGATATAGTAAACGAATGTGACagtaaacaaataaataataccaATTCATAcgattataatatgaatagtgtgcaaaaaatagaaatgaaaaatgaagacacagcaaataatattaatgtgtATAATAAGGAAGATActataaaatgtattatacctggtaataatatgtatgaacataataatagCAATAGTAATACATTTAATAGTGTTCTcctaaataatattaacccTAACGTTGGAATGAACGATAAAGGATTGTTTAgtagaattaaaaaagaatatttaagaaaaataaaattctctgaaaaaaatgaagaaataatatttgaGCATGCATTGTTAGAAGAAGAATTATTTGAAGGATATAAAGAATTACATAgaattatgtataatttaaaaaattatgatgtAAGTTCATGTATTGAATGGTATCATAGATGCAGTGAATCCaccaaaaagaaatatacaaaattgatttatttattacattgTATTAGTTATCTGATATATTCCAAagaagataaagaaaaagccTTACATTGTCTTAGGGAACTAATgttaaattataaagaaaataaatctCATATCTCAAGATTAAGcacatttatatgtataggAGTTGATAAtgcattttttaaaaatatgttctCTAGTGTGCATGCAAAagtatttaattattttaagagAGCTTTTAATGAAGAAGGAATTGttgtaaatatgaaaaaaaataaaaatatgattaaGAAGGATACAAGACAATAtggaaatgaaaatatgCGCTGTAATAATTTGGTACCTAGTAAagtgaatataaaaaatgaagaagctAATAAAAGGAATGTAAAAGAgttacataataaaaaggaagaggacgtcaaagaaaaaataaattctcgaaaaagaaaatctagtatattgttatataataaagatgaaaaaaatactCACAAAAATTGTACTAGTCAAAAGGATGGAATTAAACTTTGCAGTGATAAAAATTGTAAACATAAAATGTGTAgtagtaataaatataataaggaaaaatcaaatatatcAAGATGTACTAcagataatgataaaaaatgttCCTCATCTATATgctctaaaaaaaaaaagaataaaataaaaaaacgaaaaaaaaataactcCTTTCctattatgtataaaaaaataaatgaagacATATCTAGAGGACAAACAAAAagtcatataaaaaaaaagaatttaaagaataaaaaaggaaagaatgaacatattttgaaaagaaaaataaaaaagaaatttacaaatatatataatcgaATCAGTAAAAAGGATCCAATTAAagttaagaaaaataaaaataaaggaaacCATAGCAgaaataagaagaaaaagaaaaattattcatatgttaCATTTCATAAAGAATAtgcattaaatataaaaatggatcgtagtaataatattcccttaattcataataatatttataaggaaaaatataGTAATTTATGTGgtacaaaattatatactaATCATTTCTATGAGactaaaagaaataatttccTTCGTCCTTTAAGTGAATTATATGTAGAGAATAATATTAAcgaaataataagaaataataaaatgaataaggACATTTTATATGATAGCTGTTGtaacaattataatatgaataattttaatttaatattaccTAATGTAAGTTTAAATGAAGATAATTATGGTTATAAGAATAATTCAAGGGGAGGTGTTTATAAAGaaggatataataataaaaaaaaagataataataaaaaaaaagataataataataataatgatgatgatgatgaaaaattaaataatggaTGGTATTCCCATATCCATCATTGTACTAAAGATGTCATTACAGAAATGATACATTCTAAAAAAGATGAttttgatattattaaagaaaataccataaatatggataaagatatagatatttcatcatataataatttatgtaatataaaaagagcAGATGaatctatttatttatatgaattaaatGAAAGCGAACTTTCtcaatattcatataatgatAGTAATTATATgacttataaaatattaaatcgTACATCTCAATTTTATGATCATGAAGATACTAAGATAAATAATTATGCTCTTCATAagttatataaacattataataaaaatgtatgtacaaatataaattatccttcaagtatattatacaataatCATCCATatagttataataattatttattttgtattaaaaatttatatcataataataataataataataattctttttttcaaaataactcaaatttttatatggaAAATGTTGTGAATAATTTTGAGTATTATAtgaaacaaaataatgatagtTCATCTTATATGAACcataatacattttattcATTAAACAATTCTTGCTTTATCAAAAAAgcaaatgttttaaaaagcAAATTACCCAAATGTAAATTTTTATCTGCATCCccaaaagatgaaaaagatGTAAAGACTATTCCTATGTCGACAGAACAAAAAAAGGATTTCTCCTTATCATCACATGAAAAGAAAGATGTAACTACCTTGTCGATGGAAAAAAAGTGCACACCCGTAGTATCAATAGAAAAGAAAGACGTTCTTATATTACcacaagaaaaaaagaatgaagAAAGGAACAAATGTGATGACAAAATAGAACACATATGTGGAAAAGAAGAATGTAAtgatatgtgtatattaaaaaagaaaaaaaatggaaaggATGAAGAAGAATATTATGAATGTGTGAATTTTAAAGATAATGATGTATATACTAATGACGAATCTACAACAAGTTCTTGTAGTTATTATAAATCATTTGGTTCATGTAATTCTTACACGTCATCAAGTGGTGGTGAATTTTCTTCTTATTCTAGCGGAGAGGaaaactttaaaaaaaatatgaataaagtAAAAGAACAAGTAGATATAATGAAAGAagattatttgaaaaaaaatacaatgaATGCTTTgttaaatacaaaaaatgtcCAAGCAAATAATAGAGCTATTCTAGCTTCAAAAAATACAAGACTTGCGAAAACATCCATAGATGTAAGTCGAATTTTATTAACGCACGCTTTAACAACAAGggatatatatactttacaAAATACGTTGTCCactaataaaagtaatacaGAATTTAGACGTATTTGTTTGAAATGGAAGGCAAAAAAGATTAAAAGAAGAAGTAGGTTAAAAAAGAGGGAAAAAGGTGATGAGGAAAGTGAGgatgatataaaagataaGGGTGGAAGGAATAAAAAAGGGGGCACAAGAAAGGGAAAAATGGAAGTTGATGATGAtggtgatgatgatgatgatggtgatgacgatgatgatgatggtgatgacgatgatgatgatggtgatgacgatgatgatgatggtgatgacgatgatgatgatggtgatgacgatgatgatgatgatgatgatgatgatgatgatggtgatgatgatgacgatgatgatgattataatgatgatgataatgatgatgataatgatgatgataatgatgatgataatgatgatgattataatgatgatgataatgatgatgattataatgatgattataatgatgattataatgatgatgacgaAAGTGACGATTTTTATGATGAACATAATTCttatgatgaagaagatgattATTTTGATGAGGAGAACGATTACtttgatgaagatgatgattattatgatgaagaagataattattatgaggACGATGAAAATATTCATGATGAACAACCTTACAATTCTCCTAATAGCAGTAGTAGttatgatattaataaaaagaaaaaacataaaGCAGTAAGTAAATTAAAAGGCaagaggaaaaaaaagaataaaaagaaaaaaaaaaggaatatatccTCAACTAATAAAGTAAACCTTTCTGATTCCTTAGAATGTTTGGGTTtagaaaattttataaaattaacaaaaaaaaatctttttattaaaaaatcggatgaaaaaaagaaaagtgaaaaaggaaaaaaaaaaaaaaaaactcaaAAATCCAAAAAAAGTGATGACACAAATGaaggtaaaaataaaattgatgaacaaaaaaaaggtaaggaattgaaggaaaataaagataacatgaagttaaaaaagaaaaacaaaataaaaaatatgaaggaAGTTGAAGGATCTGTTTTGAATGATGAAAAAGGTGACATGGAAAAAACTACAGTTGAAAAAACACAAAATGAAAGGAGTGAAAAAAGTAATATCACAGAAGAAAGGAATGATAAAAAAGTTCTTGCAAATAATTTTCAGAATGAAGTTCAGTGTGAAAAGGATATAAAGGAACAGAAAGAAATACATAAAGTGGAAAATGTAAAagtagaagaaaataatgacGATGAAACTaaaattattgaaaataaGGGAAACGAGTTAGATGTTAATCAGGAAGTCAAAAATGTAAACCAGAATGATAGTAATATGACCGAAAAAAATGTAAGTGAAGAAATTCAAGAGAATAAAGGTGaaaatattcaaaagaaTGAAAGCAGAacaattgaaaaaaaagaaaaaacacaAAAATTATGTGACAAAAAggatgagaaaaaaaagaataaagatGACTTTGATACATTATGTAAGAAGGATAAAAAAGGAATTCATTATGGAtcatataagaaaaatataaaaaagagaaGATATTATTCAAACtttttatatgatgaaaaaatgCAAATGCAAATGAAGAGAAACAAAAATGAAGGATATTACAATAAAGGTAATAAAactaaaaaggaaaatttaGTATCAAAGGAAAAAGTGAAATCGGAAAAAGCAG ggtttaataaaaaaaacgatAGCAGTGATAGTGAcgatgaatataaaaaatcaaaaggAAGGAAAGGAACAGATAAAAAACCGAACaatgataaaaagaaatttgaTAAATCGAATGacgataaaaaaaagaaaaaggaaaaagaagtacataaaaacaataaagaatttgtaaaagaaaagaaaaatgaaaatgatcaAGATAAATCATTGAAAAAGGAGAACGAAAAAAAAGTTTATGTTCATCTGGAAAG cCCCTTGGACATTCTAGTTTGTGCAGGATTAATAAgctcaaaaaaattaattgagGCTCAAgctattttaaaagaaaataataaaagattaCAAGAAGTGAAGAATTCTTCCTTCGCTAATAATTCCAATGAAAAGAgtttagaaaaagaaaaaaataaaaacccTAATGAAAATGGATCTTTACTTTCTAATTCTTTAGCTGTGGAGGTAGATTTGAGTGgttgctttttttttcattcttcTTTTACATGTCCTATTAGTAGAGATAAGTCCTCCAGGGACAACCCTCCTTATCTACTTACCTGTGGTCATGCCATTTGcaa AAATTGTGTAGACAAAATCCATGCTCAAAGATCCAGACAATTCAAATGCCCAATGTGTCCacaatatttacatttactggag aTAATTCCCCTATATTTTAGTTaa
- a CDS encoding signal recognition particle subunit SRP9, which translates to MVYAESWNDFIHTTRNIISKSPDKTRYVIKLHRPSETIIVKVTDNNNSIMYKLDKNDNMKKIEELNSLFLMWGTSENPNEPFPLKMNKITDKGTIDQKMKKTK; encoded by the exons a tggTTTATGCAGAGTCGTGGAATGATTTCATTCATACCACAAGGAATATTATTTCAAAATCTCCAGataaa acAAGATATGTCATAAAATTACATAGACCTAGTGAAACAATTATAGTAAAAGTTacggataataataat AGTATTATGTACAAGTTAGATAagaatgataatatgaaaaaaatcgAAGAATTAAATTCTCTTTTCTTAATGTGGGGAACTAGTGAAAACCCAAACGAACCATTTCCTCTTAAAATGAACA AAATCACTGATAAAGGAACTATAGaccaaaaaatgaaaaaaactaaataa
- a CDS encoding alpha/beta hydrolase, putative — protein sequence MGNTLSNSTLFRPTEPSYDDELKNLVYIPELMNIDVNKFWNDKTYEIFNKEENIKELHNKKFPALFLYYTKDVKTKHTIMYFHSNSCDLGQIYDELNHLHEHLHANILAIEYIGFGLCYLEGSTNQYNINRRALAAYNFLKSLNIKNENILLFGRSIGTGVASKLAYNLKLIGVSVAGIILHSPYISIEKLVEDYFTYSSYFIENIYDNYKNLSFLSNNTDSDIPILLIHGKEDEIIHVSHSEYLMKNLNNKFKHASYPTDSYHNYYYVIDDLGIPIKIFLETLSKSKNAKSVDINIPKVYFYRELIYYRINGLDETFKRLNEDEKNKNTNDKKTTKGESSKDICSIDKLTKKRDSKKKDKKEKSTNITCTNIINNNSSNDLSIQNITNANIKNKEQEYTDQSTQKNNNTCSKKGDSIYSIIKNEYIRNTLENNLKKNYMASKKHYHKNDEEKKKSNIKQHNVIHKEDENKILKQKHSDLKKNKHLDKYNIEENVHKKSKETKNTKTSKGYTNILNKNYDKDIINEEKKKKKKKNINNVNINIITSSSSKKNFNDHYENNLFDKWDGKIYCTKKKKTTEESDEKNEFNTNVEQNISSYQSNQRNKKGTNDDNNLDNENNIYIKECNIYDINSINNNNNKYEICNYDNDNDNTFKRNSSSSNLDKDKNHTLYNEKYKDEYPKHVHEKNKKFPIIHYKINDFKYYIKNNIINKEKIDNIVEG from the exons atgggaAACACCTTGTCCAATTCAACCCTATTCCGCCCTACTGAACCAAgt TATGATGATGAATTGAAAAATCTTGTATACATCCCCGAATTAATGAACATTGATGTCAACAAATTTTGGAATGACAAAACATATGAAATATTCAATAAGGAAGAGAATATAAAAGAActtcataataaaaagtttccagctttatttttatattatactaaAGATGTAAAAACTAAACATACCATAATGTATTTTCATAGTAATTCCTGTGATCTAGGACAAATTTATGATGAACTTAATCATTTACATGAACATTTGCATGCTAATATTTTGGCTATAGAATATATAGGATTTGGGTTATGTTATTTAGAAGGTTCAACAAaccaatataatattaacagAAGAGCATTAGCtgcttataattttttaaaatcattaaatattaaaaatgaaaatattctATTATTTGGGAGATCTATAGGTACAGGAGTTGCTAGTAAGTTAGCATATAACCTAAAATTAATTGGGGTGTCAGTAGCTGGAATTATTTTACATTCTccatatatatctatagaAAAATTAGTTGAAGATTATTTTACTTattcttcttattttattgaaaacatttatgataattataaaaacttATCCTTCCTAAGTAACAACACAGATTCAGATATACCAATTTTGTTAATACATGGTAAAGAAGATGAAATTATTCATGTCTCGCATTCAGAATATTTAATGAAGAATTTGAACAACAAATTTAAACATGCTTCTTATCCAACTGATTcgtatcataattattactacGTTATAGAT GATCTTGGAATtccaataaaaatattcctaGAAACCTTGAGCAAATCAAAGAATGCAAAATCTGTTGATATTAATATTCCCaaagtttatttttatagaga ACTTATATATTACCGAATAAATGGCCTCGATGAAACATTCAAAAGGTTAAATGAAgacgaaaaaaataaaaacacaaATGACAAGAAGACAACAAAAGGAGAGTCATCAAAAGATATATGTTCCATTGataaattaacaaaaaaaagagattccaaaaaaaaagataaaaaagaaaaaagcaCAAATATAACGTGTACTAATATAATCAATAACAATTCAAGTAACGACCTAtctatacaaaatataacaaacgctaatataaaaaataaggaacAAGAATATACAGATCAGagtacacaaaaaaataataatacatgttCTAAAAAAGGGGATTCaatatatagtattattaaaaatgaatatataagaaatacaCTTGaaaacaatttaaaaaaaaattatatggcATCCAAAAAACATTATCATAAAAacgatgaagaaaaaaaaaaatcaaatattaAACAACACAATGTAATACACAAGgaagatgaaaataaaattttaaaacaaaaacacagtgatttaaaaaaaaataaacatctagataaatataatatagaagaaaatgttcataaaaaaagtaaagaaacaaaaaatacaaaaaccTCAAAAGGATATACaaacattttaaataaaaattatgataaagaTATCAtcaatgaagaaaaaaaaaaaaaaaaaaaaaagaatataaataatgtaaatataaatataattacatcatcatcttcaaaaaaaaattttaatgatcattatgaaaataatttatttgataaatgGGATggtaaaatatattgtaccaagaaaaaaaaaacaacagaAGAAtctgatgaaaaaaatgaatttaataCAAATGTTGAACAAAATATTTCTTCCTATCAAAGTAAccaaagaaataaaaaaggaactaatgatgataataactTGGATAatgaaaacaatatatatataaaagaatgtaatatttatgatattaatagtataaataataataataacaagtacgaaatatgtaattatgataatgataatgataatacatttaaaaGAAACTCATCATCAAGTAATCTAGACAAGGACAAAAATCATAccttatataatgaaaaatataaagatgaaTATCCCAAACATGTAcacgaaaaaaataaaaagtttcctattattcattataaaataaatgatttcaaatattatatcaaaaataatattattaataaagaaaaaattgataATATTGTTGAAGGGTAA
- a CDS encoding RNA-binding protein, putative: MNNNENQKNEIITLTKDNTATTTTSSTTYKNNNNNIIMDEQEQCCYYIYVNNISYGPYLVDQVIQMLNEKRINSMTLIFKNGDNNWKYLYNDDILKKYICNNNMLDTSYLENIKSDQVQNKINEQNQNDNKTQNNKDVTHKSNLEHSKINEHDQYTKNHNNHSNQFITNQEDELERIRKREKKKRYLERKKEKIEKGLCDKKIKNSSIYITGLPNDVVKEEIYEVFKKAGIIKIDTERNEPQIKIYYDDNNNIKGDALVTYVYTQSVDMAIKYFDNFLFRQNCIIHVEKAQFNNKKKQVIKISKEEILKKKKKIKAAKLEQLRLQRGGEVYTGTKKKIVVFRNVFSYEDAMKYDEGDSFYEFIKNMLEMEIKKYVPVHKVYPIPKHPHGIVCVKFKGVEEAETVVSCFNDIELNGKKLEVYFYDGKQDFKSQCLSPKNKEKYDLQNVNSNEDLNEDTKDDKDPQTLFNPNLKSFHEWIDNQSEDEEHEIMVE, translated from the exons ATGAATAATAACGAAAATCAAAAGAATGAGATTATCACATTAACAAAAGATAACACtgctactactactactagtAGTACTacgtataaaaataataataataatattattatggatGAACAAGAACaatgttgttattatatttatgtaaacaATATTTCGTATGGTCCATATTTAGTAGATCAAGTTATTCAAATGCtgaatgaaaaaagaataaactCAATGACactcatatttaaaaatggaGATAATAATTGGAAATATctatataatgatgatatattaaaaaaatatatttgtaataataatatgttggACACTTCATatttagaaaatattaaaagtgATCAAgttcaaaataaaattaacgagcaaaatcaaaatgataataaaaccCAAAACAATAAAGATGTTACACATAAAAGTAATTTGGAACattcaaaaataaatgaacatgATCAGTACACAAAAAATCATAATAACCACAGTAATCAATTTATCACTAATCAAGAAGATGAATTGGAAAGAAtaagaaaaagagaaaagaaaaaaagataccttgaaagaaaaaaagaaaaaatcgaAAAAGGTTTAtgtgataaaaaaattaaaaatagttctatatatattacaggATTACCTAATGACGtagtaaaagaagaaatttaTGAAGTCTTTAAAAAAGCtggaataattaaaattgaTACAGAACGTAATGAACcacaaattaaaatatactatgatgataataataatataaaaggagATGCTCTAGTTACTTATGTATATACACAAAGTGTAGACATGGCCATcaaatattttgataattttcTCTTTAGACAAAATTGCATAATTCATGTAGAAAAAGCACAattcaataataaaaaaaaacaagttattaaaatatccaaagaagaaatattaaaaaaaaaaaaaaaaattaaagccGCAAAATTGGAACAACTCAGGTTACAAAGAGGAGGAGAAGTATATAcaggaacaaaaaaaaaaattgtagtTTTTAGAAACGTTTTCTCATATGAAGATGCAAtg aaatatGACGAAGGAGATTCTTTTtatgaatttataaaaaatatgcttGAAATG gaaattaaaaaatatgtgccAGTTCATAAAGTGTATCCAATACCA aaaCATCCCCATGGAATAGTATGTGTTAAATTCAAAGGTGTAGAAGAAGCAGAAACTGTCGTTTCG tgCTTTAATGATATTGAACTGAACGGGAAAAAATTGGaggtttatttttatgatggAAAGCAAGACTTCAAATCACAGTGTTTATCTCCTAAG aataaagaaaaatacgaTTTACAAAATGTGAACAGTAATGAAGACTTAAATGAGGACACAAAAg aTGACAAGGATCCACAAACTTTATTTAATCCTAATTTGAAATCTTTTCAt GAATGGATTGATAACCAAAGTGAAGATGAAGAACACGAAATTATGgttgaataa